One Roseburia rectibacter DNA window includes the following coding sequences:
- a CDS encoding carbohydrate ABC transporter permease has protein sequence MKNLYSNKMVIFSLILPGILVFLFAILAPICLSVYYGFTDYSGMGTAKFIGMKNYIDLMHDKSFGRSLLNSLLLAIGFICIQHPIAIVVAAVLDKLQGKAEGFFRCVYFIPNVISVAVIAYLWKFIYNPDFGLLNNILKIFGYQGKVNWFSQENAIWSVLIVLIWHGFGWGMLIYYTGIKNIDPVLYEAASIDGADWKTTFFKITLPLMKPVIQINVTMAIISALKQMETVYLLTNGGPGDSTQFAANYLYQQAFKSFRYGYGNAIGVVFIIICILVTVGLNTIFRDKNTD, from the coding sequence ATGAAAAATTTGTACAGTAATAAAATGGTGATTTTCAGTCTGATCCTGCCGGGTATCCTTGTATTTTTATTCGCAATTTTAGCACCGATCTGTTTAAGTGTTTATTATGGTTTTACGGATTATTCCGGTATGGGGACAGCAAAATTCATTGGGATGAAAAATTACATAGACCTGATGCACGACAAATCATTTGGCAGGTCATTACTTAACTCATTGCTGCTTGCAATCGGATTTATCTGCATCCAGCACCCGATCGCAATCGTGGTAGCAGCAGTACTTGATAAACTGCAGGGAAAAGCAGAAGGATTTTTCCGCTGCGTATATTTTATACCGAACGTTATTTCCGTGGCAGTCATTGCCTATCTTTGGAAATTTATATACAATCCGGATTTCGGACTGCTCAACAATATTTTAAAAATTTTTGGCTATCAGGGAAAAGTCAATTGGTTTTCTCAGGAAAACGCGATATGGTCAGTGCTGATCGTACTGATCTGGCATGGATTTGGATGGGGCATGCTCATTTATTACACTGGAATTAAAAATATCGATCCGGTGCTCTACGAGGCAGCATCCATCGATGGTGCAGACTGGAAAACAACATTTTTCAAGATCACACTGCCGCTCATGAAACCGGTCATCCAGATCAATGTGACAATGGCGATCATTTCCGCATTAAAACAGATGGAGACGGTTTATCTATTGACAAACGGCGGACCTGGCGATTCTACGCAGTTTGCAGCTAACTATCTGTATCAGCAGGCATTTAAGTCATTCCGGTATGGATATGGTAATGCCATCGGTGTTGTATTCATCATCATATGTATTCTTGTAACTGTTGGGCTTAATACGATTTTCCGTGACAAGAATACGGATTAG
- a CDS encoding ABC transporter substrate-binding protein — translation MKKKIVTSILAAAMLVSMAAGCGNNTADTSTGTDNSAGTKTESQAAGTENKSDAADTADSGEAVTLRLFSNLPDRKNGQGLVEQTIIDEYMAENPNVTIEVEALDEESYKTKFKAYAMNGMPDVVSIWGQPSFLDEVLDSGVLAELNESDYSDYGFVSGSLDGFKKDGKLYGLPRNTDIMVFYYNQKMFEDNGWEVPTTYDELLDLGNKINAAGIVPVAMDGGDGWVLACYMQDLMVRLEQTPAAKVSDAIANANFQDELFTNAAQLLQDTAASGLFQTGFDSQDYGTAQNLFTNGQAAMFYMGSWETSMALNEDIPEDVRENIRAFVMPSVDGGKGTQTDLAAWNGGGYAISSESEQKEEAVKFLNYMYQPDKLSKYGWEDGVGLSAQDQSAYLTGSETELQLQIMDLLKNATNISGTPINDCGSSTFKTMIETDIQSLSNGTQSVSDFLATLEKACE, via the coding sequence ATGAAGAAAAAAATTGTTACATCAATTCTTGCAGCAGCAATGTTAGTTTCCATGGCAGCCGGATGTGGAAACAACACAGCAGACACCAGTACAGGTACAGATAATTCCGCAGGAACAAAGACAGAGAGTCAGGCAGCGGGAACGGAAAACAAATCAGATGCAGCAGATACAGCCGATTCCGGAGAAGCAGTTACTTTAAGATTATTCTCCAATCTGCCGGATCGAAAGAACGGACAGGGACTTGTAGAGCAGACGATCATTGATGAGTACATGGCTGAAAATCCAAATGTAACGATTGAGGTTGAGGCACTTGATGAAGAGTCTTACAAGACAAAATTTAAAGCATATGCGATGAACGGCATGCCGGACGTTGTAAGCATCTGGGGACAGCCATCTTTCTTAGATGAAGTCCTTGATTCCGGTGTTCTTGCTGAGTTAAATGAGAGTGACTATTCTGATTATGGATTTGTATCCGGTTCACTGGATGGATTTAAGAAGGACGGAAAATTATACGGACTTCCAAGAAATACAGACATCATGGTTTTCTATTACAACCAGAAAATGTTTGAGGACAATGGCTGGGAAGTACCGACCACTTATGATGAACTGCTTGACCTTGGTAATAAGATCAATGCAGCAGGAATCGTTCCGGTAGCAATGGATGGTGGTGACGGCTGGGTACTTGCATGTTACATGCAGGATCTGATGGTACGTTTAGAGCAGACACCGGCAGCAAAAGTTTCCGATGCGATCGCAAATGCAAACTTCCAGGATGAACTGTTCACCAATGCAGCACAGTTATTGCAGGATACTGCAGCTTCCGGATTATTCCAGACAGGATTTGATTCCCAGGATTATGGTACGGCACAGAACCTGTTTACAAACGGTCAGGCAGCAATGTTTTACATGGGAAGCTGGGAAACATCTATGGCATTAAATGAGGATATTCCAGAGGATGTCCGTGAAAATATCAGAGCATTTGTAATGCCATCCGTAGACGGTGGAAAAGGAACACAGACAGACTTAGCAGCATGGAACGGCGGTGGATATGCAATTTCTTCTGAATCAGAGCAGAAAGAAGAGGCTGTTAAATTCTTAAATTATATGTATCAGCCGGATAAATTATCCAAATACGGCTGGGAAGATGGTGTCGGACTTTCAGCACAGGATCAGAGTGCTTATTTAACAGGCAGCGAGACAGAACTTCAGCTTCAGATCATGGATCTGTTAAAGAACGCAACCAATATTTCCGGAACACCGATCAACGACTGTGGTTCCTCCACATTTAAGACAATGATCGAGACAGATATCCAGAGCCTGTCAAACGGAACACAAAGCGTCAGCGATTTTCTTGCAACATTGGAAAAAGCTTGTGAATAA
- a CDS encoding transglycosylase domain-containing protein — protein sequence MTARKRKKKKYRMFWFLAKMQLVLLFAVIAGACWYYFGGYAEEVKDLKTQAVELVRYSNKETFKANQTSIVYASDESVISTLKGGKDSYYLSITDIPSNVICAIVSIEDKKFFRHNGIDYRALVRAVKAMIENGEATQGGSTITMQLARNIFLSQEKTWQRKVEEMYIARELEKKYTKDEILEFYLNNIYFGNGYYGIQSASRGYFNRDVQDLDLSEQAFLCAIPNNPTLYDPVTNITNTYKRRNRILKNMLDDGKISQTSYDKALGQVIALDRPEALAKNDYVETYTYYCAARALMENEDFHFQYQFSSEDEKAKYDEAYETLYNECQKKLYTAGYRIYTSFDLNLQQELQDSVNDALAGFTEVNDEGVYALQSAAVCIDNDNGYVRAIVGGRSQDFSGYTLNRAFQSYRQPGSAIKPLTVYTPSFERGYTPDSVVKDEPIEDGPRNANGSYLGQITVRTAVEKSVNTIAWKLYGELTPEVGLSYLENMNFAKLDANDYRPATALGGFTNGVSALEMASGYAAIENDGNYRTPTCIVKILDADGNEVYASEQTEETVYKQNAARMMTDVLKGVITSGTAHGLGLGSMPSAGKTGTSNDQKDGWFVGYTRYYTTSVWVGYDMPKKLDKLMGSTYPGTIWQKFMLKAHEGLSPMEFLPYAQVSDEVHVFRQEDTEENPDQNVDENAGQEQQADDQQPQDQQPQDQQPQDQQQQQEQQQQQDQQPQNQQPQDQQPQDQQQPQDQQPQDQQQQDQQQQQDQKQQDQQPQDQQQQQQQQ from the coding sequence ATGACAGCCAGAAAAAGGAAAAAGAAGAAATACCGTATGTTCTGGTTTTTGGCAAAGATGCAGCTTGTTCTGCTTTTTGCAGTGATCGCGGGAGCATGCTGGTATTATTTTGGCGGTTACGCAGAAGAAGTAAAGGACTTAAAGACGCAGGCGGTGGAACTGGTGCGTTATTCCAATAAAGAAACATTTAAAGCTAACCAGACCAGTATTGTTTATGCTTCCGATGAAAGCGTGATCTCTACACTAAAAGGTGGAAAAGATTCTTATTATCTTTCGATCACAGATATTCCAAGTAATGTGATATGTGCAATTGTCAGCATAGAGGATAAAAAATTTTTCCGGCATAATGGAATTGATTACCGGGCGCTTGTACGTGCGGTAAAGGCGATGATCGAAAATGGAGAGGCGACGCAGGGCGGCAGTACGATCACAATGCAGCTTGCAAGAAATATTTTCTTAAGCCAGGAAAAAACATGGCAGAGAAAAGTTGAGGAAATGTATATTGCAAGAGAACTTGAAAAGAAATATACAAAGGACGAAATTCTCGAATTTTATCTTAATAATATTTACTTTGGAAACGGATATTATGGGATTCAGTCAGCAAGCCGCGGGTATTTTAACCGGGATGTGCAGGATCTTGATCTGTCAGAGCAGGCATTTTTATGTGCTATTCCCAATAATCCGACGCTTTATGATCCTGTTACGAATATCACAAACACCTACAAAAGAAGAAACCGTATTTTAAAAAATATGCTTGATGATGGAAAAATATCCCAGACTTCATATGATAAGGCGTTAGGTCAGGTAATCGCATTAGACCGCCCGGAGGCACTGGCAAAAAATGATTATGTAGAGACTTACACTTATTACTGTGCAGCAAGAGCACTAATGGAAAATGAAGATTTCCATTTTCAATATCAGTTTTCTTCGGAAGATGAAAAAGCAAAATATGATGAAGCATATGAGACGCTTTATAATGAATGCCAGAAAAAATTGTATACTGCCGGATACCGGATCTACACATCATTTGATCTGAATTTACAGCAGGAACTGCAGGACTCTGTAAATGATGCGCTTGCTGGTTTTACGGAGGTCAATGATGAGGGTGTATATGCGTTGCAGTCTGCAGCGGTCTGCATTGACAATGACAATGGTTATGTCAGGGCGATCGTGGGTGGAAGAAGCCAGGATTTTTCCGGGTATACGTTAAATCGTGCATTTCAGAGTTACAGACAGCCGGGGAGTGCCATTAAGCCGCTCACGGTCTATACACCTTCTTTTGAACGCGGTTATACGCCGGATTCGGTAGTTAAAGATGAGCCGATCGAGGACGGTCCAAGAAATGCAAACGGATCTTATTTAGGACAGATCACAGTACGGACTGCAGTGGAAAAGTCTGTCAATACGATCGCATGGAAATTATATGGGGAGCTGACACCGGAAGTAGGTCTTTCTTATCTTGAAAACATGAATTTTGCAAAACTTGATGCCAATGATTACAGACCGGCAACGGCGCTTGGCGGTTTTACAAATGGTGTGTCTGCGCTAGAGATGGCATCCGGTTACGCAGCGATTGAAAATGATGGAAATTACCGGACACCGACCTGTATCGTTAAGATATTAGACGCGGATGGCAATGAAGTTTATGCATCTGAACAGACGGAGGAGACTGTGTATAAACAGAACGCAGCGCGCATGATGACAGATGTTTTAAAAGGTGTTATCACAAGCGGAACGGCACATGGACTCGGACTTGGCAGTATGCCATCAGCTGGAAAAACAGGTACATCCAACGATCAGAAAGATGGATGGTTCGTAGGCTATACGAGATATTATACAACCAGCGTGTGGGTGGGGTATGATATGCCCAAAAAACTTGACAAACTCATGGGATCAACTTATCCGGGTACGATCTGGCAGAAGTTTATGTTAAAGGCGCATGAAGGGCTTTCCCCGATGGAGTTTCTGCCATATGCGCAGGTGTCGGATGAGGTTCATGTATTCCGTCAGGAAGATACGGAAGAAAATCCGGATCAGAACGTGGATGAAAATGCCGGGCAGGAGCAGCAGGCGGATGACCAGCAGCCACAAGACCAACAGCCACAGGATCAGCAGCCACAGGATCAACAGCAGCAACAGGAACAGCAGCAACAACAAGACCAACAGCCACAGAACCAGCAGCCACAGGATCAACAGCCACAGGATCAACAGCAGCCACAGGATCAACAGCCACAGGATCAACAGCAACAAGATCAACAGCAACAACAAGACCAGAAACAACAAGACCAGCAGCCACAAGATCAGCAACAGCAACAGCAACAACAGTAG
- a CDS encoding ATP-binding protein translates to MQIKEAIIGQFGKLQNRQISFEPGINVIYGENEAGKTTLHDFLLAMFFGMEKGRGRNTLNSIYKKHEPWHAPSYYSGALRFLVDEKPFYLERNFYYKDKKDILKNEADGEELSVVYGDLSMLLGGIDKETFGNTYDIPQTGAVTGKELADILSEYLSNAAEGGGANIQVQKAKAALTARKKELAQEVRIIHEQKNEDIRQLIVEKDLLERDARGLHANIADAEREINQLKRVRVEEIGEKRKRLSEQKRQQADRRERQENAPHKREIDGAMQPEKEHPDRMAGIGICASALLVNIAVHYVTSYPSRLFFILQAVFFAGMILCGLYVGIRYAVEQAKKEAYMSAQKSDIEGVTQETYADAGLRQAERMLLSLKESLSEKETRRYNIMQDMEEAKQPGEQERELLEDIRALELAAAEIDRLSSEYYEESLDELGSAVSKWMSQLTAGKYDHAIVKEDGKLFILADGKEVMPEALSHGTLEQIYLAFRLAVGEIVTKEEPMPVIFDEAFGMYDEKRLMQTLCALDGIVRREQGRQILIFTCQKREMELMERAGITYHKIVLK, encoded by the coding sequence ATGCAGATAAAAGAAGCGATCATTGGTCAGTTTGGAAAATTGCAGAACAGGCAGATCTCATTTGAACCAGGGATCAATGTGATCTATGGAGAAAATGAGGCGGGAAAAACGACACTGCATGATTTTTTGCTTGCAATGTTTTTTGGAATGGAAAAGGGGCGTGGAAGAAATACATTAAACAGCATTTATAAAAAGCACGAACCCTGGCATGCCCCTTCGTACTATAGTGGTGCCCTGCGATTTCTTGTGGATGAAAAACCATTTTATTTAGAGCGTAATTTTTATTATAAGGATAAAAAAGATATTTTGAAAAATGAGGCAGATGGAGAAGAACTGTCGGTAGTTTACGGGGATCTGTCAATGCTGCTTGGTGGAATAGATAAGGAAACGTTTGGAAACACTTATGATATACCGCAGACAGGTGCAGTGACAGGAAAGGAACTGGCAGATATTTTGTCTGAGTATCTATCGAATGCTGCTGAGGGCGGTGGTGCCAATATTCAGGTTCAGAAGGCTAAAGCAGCACTTACAGCGCGGAAAAAAGAACTGGCGCAGGAAGTAAGAATAATTCATGAACAGAAAAATGAGGATATCAGGCAGCTCATTGTGGAAAAAGATCTTTTAGAACGGGATGCACGTGGATTACATGCCAATATTGCGGATGCAGAGAGAGAGATCAATCAGTTGAAACGTGTGCGCGTGGAAGAAATTGGTGAAAAGCGAAAGAGATTATCTGAGCAGAAAAGGCAGCAGGCAGACCGCAGAGAGAGACAGGAAAATGCACCGCACAAAAGAGAAATTGATGGGGCAATGCAACCGGAAAAAGAGCATCCGGACCGTATGGCAGGGATCGGAATCTGTGCTTCGGCACTGCTTGTCAATATAGCAGTACATTATGTTACTTCATATCCGTCTCGTCTTTTTTTTATTTTGCAGGCAGTCTTTTTTGCAGGTATGATTCTTTGCGGACTTTATGTGGGAATCCGTTATGCGGTGGAACAGGCAAAAAAAGAGGCATATATGTCAGCACAAAAGAGCGATATAGAGGGTGTGACGCAGGAAACATATGCAGATGCCGGGCTAAGGCAGGCAGAGCGTATGCTCCTCAGTCTCAAAGAGTCTTTGTCTGAAAAAGAGACAAGACGTTATAATATCATGCAGGATATGGAAGAGGCGAAGCAGCCGGGAGAGCAGGAACGGGAGTTGTTAGAAGATATCCGCGCATTAGAACTTGCAGCGGCAGAAATTGACCGCCTTTCAAGCGAATACTATGAGGAAAGCCTCGATGAACTTGGCAGTGCCGTCTCAAAATGGATGTCACAGCTTACAGCGGGAAAATATGATCATGCCATTGTAAAAGAAGATGGAAAACTTTTTATTTTAGCAGATGGAAAAGAAGTCATGCCGGAGGCGTTAAGCCATGGAACGTTAGAACAGATTTATCTGGCATTTCGTCTTGCTGTCGGAGAAATCGTGACAAAAGAGGAGCCTATGCCTGTCATTTTTGATGAAGCATTTGGAATGTATGACGAGAAACGTCTGATGCAGACACTTTGTGCACTTGATGGGATTGTCAGGAGAGAGCAGGGGAGACAGATTTTGATTTTTACCTGTCAGAAACGTGAGATGGAATTAATGGAACGGGCAGGGATTACATATCATAAAATTGTTTTGAAATAG
- a CDS encoding metallophosphoesterase family protein: MKFIHVSDVHLGIKPDVGKPWSEKRAQDIWDSFAEVIDAAVELKPDFLLISGDLFHAQPLKRELREVNYLFSRIPQTKIILMAGNHDYLRTKSYYLTMEWEENVYFFRQEEPGHFDFDEENVSIYGLSYWHREIGNAIYDSVIPEDRSRINLLLVHGGDKQHIPYNPKLILENGFDYIAAGHIHKGEQQIPGRAVMAGSLEPTDKNDVGPHGYWLGTIDKEHTDIHFHPVKKCEYCHEIYPVTAKTTDLELGDWVRNLLEERPGYQYFRLFLRGKILPDIEFDTEKLETFDRVVDVTEQLLPDYDYDKLKENYKGTLLGNYIKEMEKRPQDVVTKKALEYGVNALLGYKICR; encoded by the coding sequence ATGAAATTCATACATGTTTCGGATGTACATCTTGGGATAAAACCGGATGTGGGAAAACCGTGGAGTGAAAAAAGAGCGCAGGATATCTGGGATTCGTTTGCAGAAGTGATCGATGCAGCAGTGGAGCTAAAGCCGGATTTTTTGCTGATATCAGGGGATTTATTCCATGCGCAGCCATTGAAAAGAGAGCTTAGGGAAGTTAATTATCTTTTTAGCAGGATACCACAGACGAAAATCATTCTGATGGCGGGCAATCACGATTATCTTCGAACGAAATCCTATTATCTGACAATGGAATGGGAGGAAAATGTTTATTTTTTCCGTCAGGAAGAACCCGGTCATTTTGATTTTGATGAGGAAAATGTCAGCATTTATGGATTAAGTTACTGGCATAGAGAGATCGGGAATGCTATTTATGATTCGGTCATCCCGGAGGATAGATCAAGGATCAATCTCCTTTTAGTACATGGCGGAGACAAACAGCATATCCCATACAATCCCAAACTTATCTTGGAAAATGGGTTTGATTATATTGCTGCCGGGCATATCCATAAGGGAGAACAGCAGATTCCGGGGAGGGCAGTGATGGCGGGAAGTCTGGAGCCGACGGATAAAAATGATGTCGGGCCGCATGGATACTGGCTGGGGACGATCGACAAAGAGCATACGGATATTCATTTTCATCCGGTGAAAAAGTGTGAATACTGTCATGAAATTTATCCGGTTACGGCAAAAACAACGGATCTTGAACTTGGGGATTGGGTGAGAAACCTGCTGGAGGAAAGACCCGGATATCAGTATTTTCGTTTATTTCTGCGGGGAAAAATTTTGCCGGATATAGAATTTGATACAGAAAAACTTGAAACGTTTGACCGGGTTGTTGATGTGACAGAGCAGCTTTTGCCGGATTATGATTATGATAAATTAAAAGAAAACTATAAAGGTACCCTTTTGGGGAATTACATAAAAGAAATGGAAAAAAGACCACAGGATGTGGTCACAAAAAAAGCGTTGGAATATGGAGTCAACGCATTATTGGGATATAAGATATGCAGATAA
- the spoVT gene encoding stage V sporulation protein T, translated as MKATGIVRRIDDLGRIVVPKEIRRTLRIREGDPLEIFTDREGEIILKKYSPIGELGQFAGEYAESLAQTTGYLVLVTDCDHVIAASGSGKKEFEGKPVSRQLEEAISERKNYQASAGDAEFMKITLDDAGEYTQQALSTIICEGDAIGAVVICNKDEKKKMSDTEGKLAAAAASFLGRQMEQ; from the coding sequence GTGAAAGCAACAGGAATTGTTCGCCGGATAGATGACTTAGGACGTATCGTAGTGCCAAAAGAGATCAGAAGAACTTTAAGGATCCGCGAGGGAGATCCGCTTGAGATATTTACAGACCGTGAGGGGGAGATCATCCTGAAAAAATATTCACCGATCGGTGAACTCGGACAGTTTGCAGGGGAGTACGCGGAGAGCCTGGCACAGACCACGGGATATCTTGTACTTGTGACAGACTGTGACCATGTGATCGCGGCATCCGGAAGCGGGAAAAAAGAATTTGAGGGAAAGCCGGTCAGCAGACAGTTAGAGGAAGCCATCAGTGAGAGAAAGAACTATCAGGCATCTGCAGGAGATGCAGAATTTATGAAAATAACACTGGATGATGCCGGGGAATATACACAGCAGGCACTCAGTACGATCATCTGTGAGGGAGATGCGATCGGTGCGGTGGTTATCTGTAATAAGGATGAAAAAAAGAAAATGAGTGATACCGAAGGAAAACTGGCTGCTGCGGCAGCATCATTTTTGGGAAGACAGATGGAACAGTAA
- a CDS encoding glycoside hydrolase family 20 zincin-like fold domain-containing protein: MYLLPKPKTIKEQDGQMLLCHSTHIVMTKEVAETEMHAAKRLQEAIRQETGLILPFSVGEVREGDLSLGIAKTLPEQTYEITIDEKGGQISGGDGAGVLYGVETFCQIVQQCGGILPCVQIQDAPDMPNRGYYFDQTRGRVLKLEELKKIADRMCRYKLNQLQLYVEHTYLFRDFSEMWRDQTPLTAEEIRELDSYCRERHIELVPSLASFGHLCTLLSTKTYGDLCEMEDSWKEPFSFWNRMRYHTINVSDERSLPLIKKMIAEYMQLFSSNKFNICADETFCLGKYKSKKLVEERGVHRLYIDYVKELAQFLVENGKIPMFWGDIIWNSPELMKELPESMICLNWGYAPEQREDETRAIAQTGAVQYLCPGVCGWNQWANLIENSYKNITRMCGYAAKYHGIGVLNTDWGDFGHVNDPAFSVPGMIYGAVFSWNGEKIPFAELNRMISRIEYGDTTGNYVSHLAEICGQSVFQWREAVMYYENRCLKHELEEGEDLFRGVDQAGVDAAADALRDIYKKLLESTQAMPETKKQMQLLSVTLQGIGIWNAVGLLTESMEKTGSFDMQKGLELAEKLECWFMAYKENWRATSKEGDLHHIAEIVFWYADWMRRK; encoded by the coding sequence ATGTATTTATTACCAAAGCCAAAAACAATCAAAGAACAGGACGGACAGATGCTGCTTTGCCACAGCACACATATTGTGATGACAAAAGAGGTGGCAGAGACAGAGATGCATGCAGCAAAAAGACTGCAGGAGGCGATCAGGCAGGAAACGGGGCTTATCCTGCCGTTTTCCGTAGGGGAAGTAAGGGAGGGGGATCTCTCTCTTGGGATCGCAAAAACATTACCAGAGCAGACATATGAGATCACGATCGACGAAAAAGGCGGACAGATTTCAGGCGGCGACGGGGCTGGCGTGCTTTATGGTGTGGAGACCTTCTGCCAGATCGTACAGCAGTGTGGCGGGATACTGCCCTGTGTACAGATTCAGGATGCCCCGGATATGCCAAACCGTGGTTATTATTTTGACCAGACAAGGGGACGTGTGTTAAAACTGGAAGAACTCAAAAAAATTGCAGACAGGATGTGCCGCTATAAATTAAACCAGCTTCAGCTTTATGTGGAACATACCTATCTGTTCCGTGACTTTTCGGAAATGTGGAGGGATCAGACTCCGCTTACGGCAGAGGAGATCCGCGAACTTGACAGTTATTGCCGGGAACGTCATATTGAACTGGTTCCGTCGCTGGCAAGTTTTGGACATCTGTGCACACTGCTCTCCACAAAAACATATGGGGATCTCTGCGAGATGGAGGATTCCTGGAAGGAGCCGTTTTCCTTCTGGAACCGGATGCGGTATCATACGATTAATGTCTCCGATGAGCGTTCCCTTCCTCTGATCAAAAAGATGATCGCAGAATATATGCAGTTGTTTTCTTCCAACAAATTTAATATCTGTGCGGATGAGACATTCTGCCTTGGCAAATATAAATCGAAAAAACTTGTCGAAGAGCGTGGCGTCCATCGGCTTTATATTGACTATGTCAAAGAGCTTGCACAATTTCTGGTGGAAAATGGAAAAATCCCAATGTTCTGGGGCGATATCATCTGGAATTCGCCGGAACTGATGAAGGAACTGCCGGAGAGCATGATCTGCCTGAACTGGGGATACGCACCGGAACAGAGGGAAGATGAGACGAGGGCGATCGCACAGACGGGTGCAGTGCAGTATCTGTGTCCGGGTGTATGCGGCTGGAACCAGTGGGCAAACTTAATAGAAAATTCTTATAAAAATATTACAAGAATGTGCGGTTATGCGGCAAAATATCATGGCATCGGTGTGTTGAACACAGACTGGGGAGATTTTGGACACGTTAATGATCCGGCATTTTCTGTTCCGGGGATGATCTACGGTGCTGTATTTTCCTGGAATGGGGAGAAGATACCATTTGCAGAGTTAAACCGTATGATCTCACGGATCGAGTATGGGGATACTACCGGAAATTATGTTTCCCATCTGGCAGAAATCTGCGGACAGTCGGTATTTCAGTGGAGAGAAGCTGTCATGTATTATGAGAACCGGTGCTTAAAGCATGAACTCGAAGAGGGCGAAGATCTGTTCCGCGGTGTGGATCAGGCGGGTGTAGATGCTGCAGCAGATGCCCTGCGTGATATATACAAAAAACTTTTGGAGAGCACGCAGGCGATGCCGGAAACCAAAAAACAGATGCAGCTTTTATCCGTGACATTGCAGGGGATCGGTATCTGGAATGCCGTAGGACTCCTGACAGAAAGCATGGAAAAAACGGGAAGTTTTGATATGCAGAAAGGTCTGGAACTGGCAGAAAAGTTAGAATGCTGGTTTATGGCTTATAAAGAAAACTGGAGAGCCACCAGCAAAGAAGGCGATCTGCATCATATTGCAGAGATCGTGTTCTGGTATGCAGACTGGATGCGCAGAAAATGA